The Candidatus Hydrogenisulfobacillus filiaventi sequence GCCGGCCGCGCGCATGGCCGCCCCCTCCTGGGCGTGTTCGCCGCCTGTGCCTCCTTCACCGAGGCCCTGGGGCTGGGGGCCTGTCTCATTGCAGGCGGGGGACCGCGCACCGTGCTGGCCATGGCGGCCAGCCATCATTATGCGGCGGAGCGGCAGTTCCGCTTCCCGACCGAGCTCGGCTATCAGCGGCTGCCGACCGCCTCCTGGACCGCCACGGCCGCCGGGGCCACCGTCCTGACGGCGGACGTGCCCCCCGGAGGTCTGATAGTGGAGGCGGTCACCTTCGGACGGGTGGTGGACTACGGGCAGAAGAACCCCAACGACATGGGGTCGGCCATGGCCCCCGCGGCGGCCGACACCATCCTCCGCCACCTGCAGGCCACCGGCCAGCGGCCCGGGGATTTTGACCGCATCGTGACCGGGGATCTGGGTGCGGTGGGGGTCCCACTGGCTGCGGAGGCCGCCCGGCGCAGCGGGACCGAGATCGCGCCGGTGCTGGACGATTGCGGGCTCCTGCTCTACGACCGCGACGATGAGGATGTCCATAACGGCGGATCCGGGGCGGGCTGTTCTGCCGCCGTATTTAACGCCTACCTGGCTACGCGCCTGTTGGGCGGGTCCTGGCGGCACCTTCTGCTGGCGGCCACGGGCGCCTTGTTCTCCCCCACCACCTACCGCCAGGGGGAGAGCATCCCGGGCATCTGCCATGCCGTGGAGATCCGCCGGGGCTAGGCCCGGGGGGAAAGGAGGGTACCGGTGACATTCCTGTGGGCGTTCGTGGTGGGCGGGCTGATGGCGGCCCTGGCCCAGCTGGTGCTGGACGTCTTCAACCTCACCCCGGCCCACGTCCTGGTCCTGTTTGTGGTCCTGGGGGTGCTGGTGGGGGCGGTGGGGCTGTACAAGCCGCTGGTGGCCCTGGCGGGGGCGGGCGCCACCGTGCCGCTCCCCGGTTTCGGGTACACTTTCGTGGAAGGCGTGAAGGAAGGCATACACGAACGGGGCGTGCTGGGCATCTTCGCGGGCGGCCTGGCCGCCACCGCGGGCGGGATCAAGGCCGCGGTGGTGTTCGGGCTGCTGGTGGCGGCCCTGTTCAAGCCCAAGGTGTAACGGCCAAGGCGGAAGGGGCGGCAACATGGCGGAGCGGGTGCCGGTGATCGTGGTGACCGACGGGGACCGCACAGCGGCGGCGGCCGTGGAGGCCGCGGCGCAGGAGTTGGGGTTGGAGGTGCTGGGCCGGTCCGCCGGCAATCCTACCCCTCTCAAAGGCCGGGAGCTGGTGGATGCGGTGCTACGAAAGGCTCCGGGCCCGGTGGTGGTGATGGTGGACGACCGGGGGGATCCCGACACCGGC is a genomic window containing:
- the spoVAD gene encoding stage V sporulation protein AD (uptake of pyridine-2,6-dicarboxylic acid) (Evidence 2a : Function from experimental evidences in other organisms; PubMedId : 16077113, 22328679, 26604257, 27105070, 31375487; Product type cp : cell process), whose translation is MQRERGMEALGPGTYRLYGVGIATTAAVVGPKEGRGPLGGYFDRVWPDDEHGQATFEAAELALATEAATVAVERAGLEWEQVEAVLGGDLLDQLITTNFAGRAHGRPLLGVFAACASFTEALGLGACLIAGGGPRTVLAMAASHHYAAERQFRFPTELGYQRLPTASWTATAAGATVLTADVPPGGLIVEAVTFGRVVDYGQKNPNDMGSAMAPAAADTILRHLQATGQRPGDFDRIVTGDLGAVGVPLAAEAARRSGTEIAPVLDDCGLLLYDRDDEDVHNGGSGAGCSAAVFNAYLATRLLGGSWRHLLLAATGALFSPTTYRQGESIPGICHAVEIRRG
- the spoVAEB gene encoding spore germinant protein (Evidence 2a : Function from experimental evidences in other organisms; PubMedId : 17573930, 26604257, 27105070, 31375487; Product type cp : cell process); the protein is MTFLWAFVVGGLMAALAQLVLDVFNLTPAHVLVLFVVLGVLVGAVGLYKPLVALAGAGATVPLPGFGYTFVEGVKEGIHERGVLGIFAGGLAATAGGIKAAVVFGLLVAALFKPKV